One window from the genome of Elaeis guineensis isolate ETL-2024a chromosome 5, EG11, whole genome shotgun sequence encodes:
- the LOC140857790 gene encoding RING-H2 finger protein ATL2-like gives MKMARPSRTLSASPSPSGPPPSEHAHGAGHSRVLYPLLLALNILLIFLFYFGIWHFFCKKDQRVGDTNAATTSSSTPSSPGPHARNGRRLDSRVLSSLPIFVYTIGGEEKMECAVCLMEFKEGENGRLLPRCNHRFHTECVDMWFQSHTSCPLCRASVESSSPDSGAAV, from the coding sequence ATGAAGATGGCAAGGCCAAGTCGAACGCTATCAGCTAGCCCGAGCCCCAGTGGCCCTCCCCCGTCCGAGCACGCTCATGGGGCAGGCCACAGCCGAGTGTTGTACCCTCTTCTCTTGGCCCTCAACATACTCCTCATCTTTCTCTTCTACTTTGGCATCTGGCATTTCTTCTGCAAGAAGGACCAGCGAGTAGGTGACACCAACGCTGCCACCACCTCTTCCTCCACTCCCAGTTCTCCCGGTCCCCATGCAAGAAACGGCCGGAGGCTGGATTCCCGAGTCCTCTCGTCGTTGCCGATCTTCGTCTACACCATCGGCGGCGAGGAGAAGATGGAGTGCGCTGTGTGTTTGATGGAGTTCAAGGAGGGCGAGAATGGCCGGCTGCTGCCGAGGTGCAACCATCGCTTTCATACGGAGTGCGTTGACATGTGGTTTCAGAGTCACACCAGCTGCCCTCTTTGCCGGGCTTCTGTCGAGTCCAGTTCTCCGGATTCTGGCGCGGCGGTGTGA